GTTGCATTAATATTTACCATTCTACAGTTTCCTTTTTACCATGACTAAGATTTGACTTGGAGCCTTTGCAATAACCACATTTGTGCCCCTTGTCACTTCCAAAATATTCAACAATAGACAAATTTGCCTTATTATTCATTATCGTTTTTCCACTGAACTCTGTTGTTTATAAATGTCAACACTTCCATATATGTGTTGCCGTCTGCAGCAGATGTGTTTAAAGACGTTTTGTTGATACACACGTTCCGTGTTTCGGGATTTTCTCACTAGAGGTATGCCTTTTCaatcttttgtttgctttttgtatttttttttacttttttattatctttgtTTACAATGTGGCCGGACTGATCGGTGTTTTCGATCCAACTATTGAAAATTGTATATTACTGTATCTGTAATTTGTTTATGTATTTACTTTTGTTGCATTATCTTACCAGTCCACCAATTCAAATGATAATTTCAAATCTTTGGATGATAATAGTCATAGGATAGGTAGATACACGGATTTGTCGTGCTCGATTTAAGTTGTAAATTTTAAGTCTGGTTGCCTGAAATGGCTGTATTTAGCAAAGAATATTCACCCTTTTCTTGCTATGAAGTTGGTCACACGTGGACCCCTTTCTGCCCAAGTGCAGCAGCTGGAGTTGGCCTATCGTGTTTTGAAGAGGGAATAAAAATTTACTCATCAGTTTACCTggtatgtttctttttatattcagCTGATCACCTTCATAGTATCTTTTACAGCTGTCTGCACTTTTGAGTGGAAAACTACCTGATATTGGACAAGTGAAAAGGATTGTTTCAAGCATATTGCAGTCATCATTTTTCCTGGGCTGTAAtggattttgttttatcaGTGCCTTTTGTATCTTCAGGTACTTTAAAAGTTGTGAATTACATACCTATATTTAatatatttgattttctttttggtgcaGGAAACTATGTGGCAAGTTTCGAGTGTTAAGCAGTGGATTTTTTCCTTCAGTCCTGGCTAACATAATAGCAATATTAGTTGAGCGACCAACACGAAGACCTGCCTTGGCAGTTTATGTCACCAATGTGGTTAGTTCAtgcattttggaaaaaactAGGAATACCAAATTTGActtaacatcttttttttttgtaggcttCTGAAACAATATACAATCAATTAGTAGACAGAGGCTTCTTGAAACCTATTCCCCATGGAGATATTGTCTTGTTTTCAGTCACATTGGCATGCCTTTTTAGGTGGTTTCAAACTACACAGGACCATTCTAATTTCCTATTTAAATTGATAAGGTATATGAATGCCTTTTTTCATGCATTCAACGTCTCGATCAATCTTAAAAATTGTCTCAATTATGCCCTAGGGCTCTAGTCGGTGATGGAGAATTGAGAccatcatcaaatataccagcagggaaaaaaaacgggaaacgTATATGGAATAAAAGACATGTGTTATGTCCACACTCCAACGGCTGtattcaaaattgttttcaagtAATATTTTTATGCATTCTTTGGCAGCCCATTTATGCCATGGAAAATATGAACATGAAAACACTAACATTAATAATGGAtgtgattcttctttttcctgtttagATTCTAGTCAAGAGATTTTTATGTGGCTGGGGTCTTCATGCCTGTGGGTCATTGCTTTTATCTTTTCCACTTCTTCTGAGGAAACCATCAAACTTGTTGGTATTGTTGAGAGGGATGAAGCATGTACGCTTTGGAGCATTTCTTGCATCATTGGCTACGGCGTATCAAGTAAGTGTTTCTCTTTGTATGGTTCTTCTTGTTTAGTAGTAACAACTGCTTCTGAATCGGCACCTCTATTATTGTAAGAAAGGTGATGACGTTACGCTACACCCTCCCCATTTTTGGACGGAGGAGGGAGAGTTAAATCGAACcgttttttaagtaaaagagCTATCCTGTCAACATCATCTATTACCCTAGTTTTGCATTTTcaagttacaaaaaaaaaaaaatctaatctTTGCCCCTTTCTTCCTAATATGATCCCAGATATGGGATATAATGGCTTTGTCAAAAGGGagggcaacaaaaaaaaattagcagtTGTAAGCAGACTTTTAATAATAGCTTTATATTTGAAATCGCAGAATGGAGCCGTCTCAACTGGAAATCCTCTGCAACTTAGTATGAATTTGTTGTGAGAATATTAATATTTACTTTAAATTGCCAAATAATTTGCTTCTTCCGTACCAGCACATATTGGATTGCATTATTTCCGAGGTATAGTCTCTTCGGTAAAGAAATTTTTGCGACCACGTAGGGGGGAAACATTTTTGGTCATGTTTTGAGGTTACTTTATACGGTCCTCCTCCATGCGCTCAACTATTTAGCCGTGCTTTATTAGGCAACTAATAATATGATTTTGTTGCAGtttatatgtataaatatGTATGTACACGTT
This genomic stretch from Daphnia carinata strain CSIRO-1 chromosome 4, CSIRO_AGI_Dcar_HiC_V3, whole genome shotgun sequence harbors:
- the LOC130694775 gene encoding transmembrane protein 135-like, producing MAVFSKEYSPFSCYEVGHTWTPFCPSAAAGVGLSCFEEGIKIYSSVYLLSALLSGKLPDIGQVKRIVSSILQSSFFLGCNGFCFISAFCIFRKLCGKFRVLSSGFFPSVLANIIAILVERPTRRPALAVYVTNVASETIYNQLVDRGFLKPIPHGDIVLFSVTLACLFRWFQTTQDHSNFLFKLIRALVGDGELRPSSNIPAGKKNGKRIWNKRHVLCPHSNGCIQNCFQILVKRFLCGWGLHACGSLLLSFPLLLRKPSNLLVLLRGMKHVRFGAFLASLATAYQAVYCALRWIRGSNGKNHAVLAGLFAGISIGFYKNLTLILYLTWKTLEVLYYEGVEAGYLIKVPGFTSILYSLSTSILFHAAVMEPHNLKPAYWKFLMRITGRKISELNRKTLDIMGLQSSKMLPNFTPVYETNYLSDQFKLWLQGRGEH